The Myripristis murdjan chromosome 17, fMyrMur1.1, whole genome shotgun sequence DNA segment aaacaaatgcCCTGTCTTATTGATAGAGTATCCCCTAGTATGAAGGCaacattttgcaacattttatgTTGCAAGTCAAAGTAAAGAGTGGTGGCTAATAAAGTTACTGTTACAGGGCTGGGCAAAACATCAACATTgtatcaatactgtgatatgaaacaGTCTAGGATttttgatattgtaatatttggtAACACTTGGGCCACGAATTTCATGATAGGTTCCAGATGAGTATTTCAAATCATTcgatcataaaaatgaaaccaggGTGCGATTGGTAATAGAATTTCTGGAACATCACCAAATCTTTAAATGTGCAACTTGAATGCAACTTAAGTTCTGTAGCCGAGTCGCATAGGATTCTTACAGGAAAactttcaaatgaaaacaagaaattTGGTTTGCAATATCATTTGGAATGAGTTTGTTGTCACAGTACATATAAAAGTTTGGGTTTTCAATaaattttgaggtaaatgttggTGTAATTTGGGggtcatttaaaagaaaattcaaatatccactaaaatgaaatgttgcttttccctggttttaaaggctgcattaaagTAAAGAGATGTAGTTTTATGAACTTATCTGTtcttttatttgcctctacctgctttgGCATCATATCCacagtaattattttttaaatcaaaaatctcataCATGTAAACAGCTATTGAAAGCGGCAACAGTCATTCTTacgtcacaatatcaatattgaggtgtttggtcaaagatatcaaggtatttgacTTTGTCCGTATCAGCTAGCCCTAAACACATATACTTTACAAAATGTCTTACATTAACTGTGTCTCACAGCAGCAATGAGTAGGACAGATTTTCCTGCAACTTTAAGGTCCTGTATTGTTAGGTGTctgctctgctgaagtgtccttgagccaaaaaagacaagaaaaaaaaaaaatctctaccAGCTCCAGGGGCCCCATTCTacctctgaccctgacctcAAAAAGAAGAGAATTTCTCTGTGAGCTTCATGGAGGCATCAAATAGTTACAGTATTATAAGCATGTAATATAAAATGAGATAAATGTGATGCTCAGTGGGAGTGGAGCTTTGATGTCTTCAGGATGGGACATGGATGTTGCAACATTATTAACAGATCAGACACGTAACCCATAGCTCGTCCTTCTCCTCGTCATCCAGCCACCTGCTGTACATCCGTTGTTCCTCTTACCTCACCTGGTTCTGCACATTCTTTATATTTTGCGGCTTTTGGGGGAAAATTTTCCACTCCAGACCACAACAGTCAGCAGTTTCCAGGCATTGGTGGATGTGTTGAGCTCATGCTTGGACGTTGTTCATCAGCCTCAGTTGGCCCCGATCAAAAGGGCCCTTTTAACCTCAGTTAAATAAGAAGTAAAAGCGAGAGCTGTGCCTGTCTGCCTTCCTCAGTCTCTTGTTCTCAGCGGCTGTAACGAGAGGAAAGGCATTTTTCCTGATAAATTTCATTGTTCTTTGATGTGGGTGGAATAGGATGCTTTTTCCGTGCGGTTTGTTCAAAGAAACCTACAATGTTCATCCTGAATGGAATGTTGCTTCAGGCGTTGCTCAAGCTTTCTGGgatcttttctctgtgtgtttgtgtgtgtttgtgtgtgttttctcatacTGGACGTGCTCATTCAGATTGAACAAAGAATTCCGAAGGTTCAAACATTCCAGGAGGCACTCGTCTTATTTTGAGATACTGAAGTTAAACAAACTCTTATCTGTTCACACCCCAGTTGATGACTGATGGGAATTTCAACTGCGACAAATGTGGACTTCGAGCACTGGCAAGGTTTTAATGCCACACTGCTTCACCTTTAAATCAcctttgaaaacacaaacatcgACCATAGACAATATGCAACAGTCTAAACGCTGCTTCAGAGTCAGCTGAGCGAGAAACTCAGTAGGTCATAGAAATATGTGGCTTCTCTTTTAATATTTACGCCAGGACTTGTGGTGCGCTGATGTTAATTCCCTTATGGGATCCAACCCGCAAGCACGGGGCTGACAAAATGTTTCAGGTATTCAACATTTACATCATCGAAGCCAGAACTTAGATCATTTGAGCCTCACCTCACTTTAATTTCAGATCtacataatgttttgtttttcatttccattaaaAATTCTGTTCTGTGCCTCCAATTAATATTTATCAAACAGGAATGTAAAAGTCCTATCTTTAAAGTAGTAACAATGCATCTAGCaccaaacaaagaaatgcatacACTGGATAATAGTGGCAGTTTCTGGTGTCAGTAGAATAGCATTGAATAGAAGACAGTACAATAGAAAAGTTAATTCATTATGAAAGGATAGTTCTTTATGGAAGGATAGGATTTCTGCTAAAAGAGTCAGTTGTGGTTCCACGTCAAGATAACACAacatatcaaaatgaaaattacatgTTTATATAAATGGAAATAAACCCCTGGAAGACTGGAACTGAGAGCGGGTGGTTCGTGGCTCACTGagcgaggggaggagggggagcttGGCTTTATGGGAGGACGCGTTGAGAGGCATTCCTCTCATACTTTCTGAACACCTCGTCAGCTCACGCATACGTCAGATCTGCCTCGGGTGTATAAAAGGAGACGGGGACACAGAGGAGTATGAGCAGAACAAGGACCCGTCAGTTCAACTTGTGCATCTCACTGCCAAGCTTGCCATTTGATAGAAGGGAGTCTTGCACTTAATGTACCATCAGCTTTTGAAGATGTGGACAGTCTTTGTTGTTGCTTTCCTCTGTGGGACTCTTACTTTGGTGAGGCATTAATCATTattcactgatgatgtgtttatATTATCTGATAAAACCCATTTGGAAGTACACTTCTGATTAGTAATGTCTCATTTAATGTTTGCCTGCAGGGCTCAGCATCATGCCCAAAGGAATGCCGCTGTCCTCCGGAGGTGCCCAGATGTGCCAATCTCATAATGGATAACTGTGGTTGCTGTAAAATTTGTGCACGGCAGCTCAATGAGGACTGCAGCAAGACAGAGCCATGTGACCACATCAAAGGACTTGAGTGCAACTTCGGAGGAGGCACAGCTAAAGGCATCTGCCGAGGTACATTACTTTTGCGCAGACAATCTTGACTCGATCACACACTACTtttctacttttacttttcgACCTTCTACTATGTCAAACTTAACTTCCCCTTTTCTAAACAGCAAAATCGGATGGAAGATCATGTGAGTTCAATAACAGGATTTACCAGAATGGGGAAAGCTTCCATCCAAACTGCAAACACCAGTGCACGTGCATGGACGGTGCTGTTGGATGTGTGTCCCTGTGCCCACGTGAGCTCACGCTGCCCAGATTCGGCTGTGCCAAGCCCAGGCTGGTGAAGATGCCAGGCCATTGCTGTGAACAGCTCGTTTGTCTTGAAGAAGGGAGATCCAGATTCAGGAAGCACAGCAAGCAGCACAGACAATCTGAAGACGACCTCACCAGCAGGAATGAACCGGCTccagtgaggagaggaggacccAAGTCGTTACCTGGTAAGCAGTTTGGATCTAATACATACCTAATCCTGCCAAACAATGAGAAATCTATGTGGAATTACAAAACCATGCTGATGCACAAAAGCTGGCTTTATTTTCCTAATTTTTTCATTGCTCATTGTTTCATTGCTATACCCgtaacttttttcttcttcacagAAGCTTTCACATTTCAGTCCAAGGATCCTCTGTCATCCAAAGGAAGGACGTGTGTGATCCAAACCACAGCATGGTCCCCTTGTTCCAAGTCCTGTGGTACTGGGGTGTCATCTAGGGtgaccaacaacaacagccgGTGCAAACTGGTGAAGGAGACTCGGCTCTGTGAAGTCCGCCCGtgcaaccagccagccagcttgAAGGTATAGTCTGGACATCATTGATATTCTGCAATAGCTGTTAAAGATGCATATTACAGTGTTCATTACATATTGATCTATACCCCTAACATCCTTCATAGAGCATGATCAGCTTGATGAAGTGGTTCCTCTACATTTGTATCACAGTTCTTGATCTTCTCTCCCTAACAGGATGGTCAGAAATGCAGCCACATGGAAAAGGCCAGACATCCAATACACTTGTCCTACGCAGGCTGCCTTAGTCTTAAGAAGTTCCGGCCCAGGTACTGCGGGTCCTGTTCAGACGGGCGGTGCTGCGGGCCTGACCAGACCCAGACGCTGCCCGTCCGCTTCCGCTGCAAAGACGGAGACACCTTCAGCAAGAACGTGATGATGATCCAGTCGTGCAAGTGCAGCCTGAACTGCCCCCGCAGCAACAGCAAGCCTCCTGCTCTCTACAGACACTTCAGTGCTTTCCACACACTGAGAGCATAAAGCAGACTCACAGCAGCATGGGTTTGAGTGGAAAGGTTAAGTGTTGAGTGACAGGGAGGACgctgacaaacaaaacaaatgaaacgtGAACAAATTTGCACTTTTAGGCTGAAATTCATAATGAAATTCATTGTTTAGAATTTTGCTTCATAACACTGGAGCTTGATGATTTGCTTCTTTTTGAAGTTATTAtgtaacattacattttttattttttttatgtccagttttattttcatacttCACCTAAGGTCCTAATCACTAGACAGTTCCACTAACATGGAAATCACATATATAATGGCAGCTGTAACATAAATCATTATAAAATAtcttatgtttttgtatgttttctatagtttataattttatttatgtgaaattatattttgaatATAATTTGTTGCATACTGTATACTACATATAATAATGTATGTTAGACAAAAATAATGGTGGCCTCATGATCTTTACATTACTTTGTCTATGTAAAATATTAAGTTTGGATATGACTGAAATGTATAAAAACCTTGTGATATCTCCTTCAGCTGCCAAACTATCAGTTTCTTAGTTTACTGATTCTATTTtttacaaataaacacagaaaacaatgtaGTTTgacaattgttttatttttaggaaaaaacagaaaaataaaatttggggTTGCAATGAtgcaataaataatgaaaaatatgaaatccTGCAGAGCCTTGTGTTAAGTGTTTTTAACTTAATGTGTAGTCTATAGCTGAGGATGAACCAGGCGCTCACTGTATCTGGCTGACCTATATTTTAAACACCTGAGTAGCTCAGGGAATGGCTGTCATGTAAATCTGTtagtgtctttgcctcttttggACCGATGCCCTGTCTGTGAGCTGCAGTGTTTGGTTTTGTGGAAAATATGATATGCCTACCAAGAGTGATCAAAACTCACCAGCTTTAACACGTGCAAAATTGAGGAACAAGCTGTATCATGACTAACCACAATCATGCATCTGAAATTTGTTGCTCTTTGAGCACTGACATGTAGGTCCTACTTAAACTGAATGCTAGAATGTGTTCCAGCAGTGTTAACTCAATGTAATTTCACTGCTTTCTTACATCCAAGTCATTtctataaaaaagaaaacaaagaaaaagattaAATGCAGATTAAAATTGTATTGCCCATTCTAAACTGAGGTATAACACTGGTAAATGCACACAGGCAGGGGTATTCTTTTAATTAAACATGAAGTAAACCAGAGCACCAAATCAAATTGCATAACAAACAGTGCACATGACTTTCAGAATGGATATGGTATACATTAACTGCATTTGTTTGTGACATTTTGACTCAGCAGCACTCAATtattcttgtaaaaaaaaaaaaaaaaaagctcatcaACACAGTGGAATCTAATAAGCACATAAAGCTCAGGGTGTGTCTATCATGGTGTTTAATTGTGATACCAAACAAATTGCCAAAAGTCAAGACGTAAGCATATTTTCCAGCAAACAGAGTTGAAAAACAAATTCCCAAAGGACAGTCAACAGAATTGCGAAAAACGGGCAGGACCAAGAGACCAAGAACAAGAGCAAAGCAAGGGAACTGAGGCACTGACGCACAGAGAAGTGAAACGGTTCCATCCCCTGACAGAGAGCACAATAGGCCTTTGTGTTTGAGAACTTGAGAGGAGCGCTGCTCACTCTGGGGAACAGGTCCGCCGCAAGAACACATCAGAGTGTAACAGGGGTCTGGACCTCGGATGATATGTGACCGGGAAtctaacaacaacagcaaaacaagaaggCCTGAGCACAGTGCAAAACATGTCTGGTGGAAATCCTACCATCAAGCTCTCAGGAATATAACTTGGCCTTCGGTAGTCTGATGAGCACTGCTGGGTTTGGATGGATAAGTCTAAAAAACAGACCCCCCAGAAACCCATTACACTGACTTCAGGAGAACATACAGCATGACAAACAGCAGATTTTAACCATAATGCATTTCTGTCTAGCTCAGAACCAGCACTATGCCTACACAGACACAATAAACTCGACACTCATCCATGATCATTACCGACGGCAGCACAGAAAGCACTAACACAAGCTGGTTTTCAGCATCAGTGGGATTACAGTGCAGTGAGCGTATCTGTATGTCAGAGCTCAAAAATTCCCATGTCATCATATGTGTCAAGCACAGCTTAAGTAAGACGTACGAGGGTGGGAGCGCCAAGGTGGAGCGGCAAGCTGGAGCAGAGCATCTTTCATGTTTGCACAAAGCACCACATAATATTATATAGGTTGATTCTACCATGTGTATCATTTGCTGGGACATATGCACCCACACTATATTTAGTTTTCTGatagttttaattttcaggtaTGTGTCAAGGTTGAAAGAAAGGACACAGTGAAGTTCAAATATTGCTGAAAAATAATCGTATGGGAACAAGACACTCTAGCACCAGTAGTT contains these protein-coding regions:
- the LOC115375820 gene encoding CCN family member 1-like isoform X1, which codes for MYHQLLKMWTVFVVAFLCGTLTLGSASCPKECRCPPEVPRCANLIMDNCGCCKICARQLNEDCSKTEPCDHIKGLECNFGGGTAKGICRAKSDGRSCEFNNRIYQNGESFHPNCKHQCTCMDGAVGCVSLCPRELTLPRFGCAKPRLVKMPGHCCEQLVCLEEGRSRFRKHSKQHRQSEDDLTSRNEPAPVRRGGPKSLPEAFTFQSKDPLSSKGRTCVIQTTAWSPCSKSCGTGVSSRVTNNNSRCKLVKETRLCEVRPCNQPASLKDGQKCSHMEKARHPIHLSYAGCLSLKKFRPRYCGSCSDGRCCGPDQTQTLPVRFRCKDGDTFSKNVMMIQSCKCSLNCPRSNSKPPALYRHFSAFHTLRA
- the LOC115375820 gene encoding CCN family member 1-like isoform X2, coding for MYHQLLKMWTVFVVAFLCGTLTLGSASCPKECRCPPEVPRCANLIMDNCGCCKICARQLNEDCSKTEPCDHIKGLECNFGGGTAKGICRAKSDGRSCEFNNRIYQNGESFHPNCKHQCTCMDGAVGCVSLCPRELTLPRFGCAKPRLVKMPGHCCEQLVCLEEGRSRFRKHSKQHRQSEDDLTSRNEPAPVRRGGPKSLPAFTFQSKDPLSSKGRTCVIQTTAWSPCSKSCGTGVSSRVTNNNSRCKLVKETRLCEVRPCNQPASLKDGQKCSHMEKARHPIHLSYAGCLSLKKFRPRYCGSCSDGRCCGPDQTQTLPVRFRCKDGDTFSKNVMMIQSCKCSLNCPRSNSKPPALYRHFSAFHTLRA